Proteins encoded together in one Mycolicibacter minnesotensis window:
- a CDS encoding transglycosylase domain-containing protein translates to MIPAVDDAVTADLRDPIDAVRAALDGTPRQREETLSGRIPRREPPPEKPVATAAPRRADEPRPPVRPAAPNPLNWLRDHPPNWRWIRRGCYVAAAVLLLLPVITFAMAYSITEVPSPGDIRTNQVSTILASDGSELAKIIPPEGNRVDIDINQVPVYVRNAVLAAEDRDFYSNPGFSVSGFARAIKNNIFGGDTQGGSTITQQYVKNALVGSERAGMGGLVRKAKELVIATKMSSAWPKDDVLQAYLNIIYFGRGAYGIAAASRAYFDKPVEDLDIAEGALLAALIQRPSTLDPAVDPEGALDRWSWVLDGMVDTGALTAAERAAQEFPATVSPDLARSRNITTGPNGLIQRQVTQELLELFNIDEQTLNTQGLQITTTIDPVAQEAAEEAVATYLKDQMPKMRSAVVSIDPRDGAVRAYYGGSEATGFDFAQAALQTGSAFKVFALVAALEQGIGLGYQIDSSPLTLENGDIKITNAEGEGCGVCNIAEALKRSLNTSYYRLMLKLNNGAQDVADAAHQAGVATSFPGVEHTLSQDGGPPEGGVVLGQYQTRVIDMASAYATLADSGIYHPPHFVEKVVSSDGRVLFDAKTSEDTGEQRIPKAVADNVTAAMVPIPGWSRGHTLAGGRPAAAKTGTTQLGDTGANKDGWMVGYTPSLSTAVWVGTTDGHDPLVNQWGGAVYGAGIPADIWKATMDGALQGTPNESFPTPTEIGGYAGVPAAPPPPPPMDEGPPPPTETVIQPTIEIAPGITIPIGPPTTITVAPPAPPGPEPGGPPPAEAPPPPP, encoded by the coding sequence ATCATTCCGGCGGTCGACGATGCCGTCACCGCCGATCTGCGCGACCCGATCGACGCGGTCCGCGCCGCGCTCGACGGCACGCCCCGGCAGCGCGAAGAGACGCTGAGCGGCCGAATCCCACGGCGCGAGCCCCCGCCGGAGAAGCCGGTGGCGACCGCGGCACCGCGGCGGGCCGATGAGCCGCGTCCCCCGGTGCGGCCGGCCGCACCGAACCCGCTGAACTGGCTGCGGGACCACCCGCCGAACTGGCGCTGGATTCGGCGCGGGTGCTACGTCGCCGCCGCGGTGCTGCTCTTGCTGCCGGTAATCACCTTTGCGATGGCCTACTCGATCACCGAAGTGCCGTCGCCGGGCGACATCCGCACCAATCAGGTGTCGACCATCCTGGCCAGCGACGGCTCCGAACTCGCCAAGATCATTCCGCCGGAAGGCAACCGGGTCGACATCGACATCAACCAGGTGCCGGTCTATGTGCGCAACGCCGTCCTGGCCGCCGAGGACCGCGACTTCTACTCCAACCCGGGGTTCTCGGTGTCGGGCTTCGCCCGTGCGATCAAGAACAACATCTTCGGCGGTGACACCCAGGGCGGCTCGACCATCACCCAGCAGTACGTCAAGAACGCCTTGGTGGGGTCCGAGCGGGCCGGCATGGGCGGGTTGGTTCGCAAGGCCAAAGAACTGGTGATCGCCACGAAGATGTCCAGCGCGTGGCCCAAAGACGATGTGCTGCAGGCGTACCTGAACATCATCTACTTCGGCCGCGGCGCCTATGGGATCGCAGCGGCGTCGCGGGCCTACTTCGACAAACCCGTCGAGGACCTCGACATCGCCGAAGGCGCACTGTTGGCCGCACTGATCCAGCGGCCGTCCACGCTGGATCCCGCCGTCGATCCCGAAGGCGCCCTGGACCGCTGGAGCTGGGTGCTCGACGGCATGGTGGACACCGGTGCGCTGACCGCCGCCGAGCGGGCCGCTCAGGAGTTTCCGGCCACGGTGTCGCCCGACCTGGCGCGCTCGCGCAACATCACCACCGGGCCCAACGGACTGATCCAGCGTCAGGTCACCCAAGAGCTGCTTGAGCTGTTCAACATCGACGAGCAGACACTCAACACCCAGGGTCTGCAGATCACCACCACCATCGACCCGGTGGCGCAGGAGGCCGCCGAGGAGGCGGTGGCCACCTACCTCAAGGACCAGATGCCGAAAATGCGCTCGGCGGTGGTCTCGATCGACCCGCGGGACGGCGCAGTGCGCGCCTACTACGGGGGATCAGAGGCAACGGGCTTCGACTTCGCCCAGGCCGCCCTGCAGACCGGGTCAGCGTTCAAGGTGTTCGCGCTGGTGGCCGCGCTGGAGCAGGGTATCGGCCTGGGTTACCAGATCGACAGTTCCCCGCTGACCCTCGAGAACGGCGACATCAAGATCACCAACGCCGAGGGCGAGGGCTGCGGTGTCTGCAACATCGCCGAGGCGCTCAAGCGCTCGCTGAACACCTCCTATTACCGGCTGATGCTCAAGCTCAACAACGGGGCGCAGGACGTCGCCGACGCGGCACATCAGGCCGGGGTCGCCACCAGCTTCCCCGGCGTTGAGCACACCCTGTCGCAGGACGGCGGTCCGCCGGAAGGCGGCGTGGTCCTGGGCCAGTACCAGACCAGGGTCATCGACATGGCCTCGGCGTACGCCACCTTGGCCGACTCAGGCATCTACCACCCACCGCACTTCGTGGAGAAGGTGGTCAGCTCGGACGGCCGAGTGCTGTTCGATGCCAAGACGTCTGAGGACACCGGCGAACAGCGCATCCCGAAGGCGGTCGCCGACAACGTCACCGCCGCCATGGTGCCCATCCCCGGTTGGTCGCGTGGGCACACTCTGGCCGGCGGAAGGCCGGCGGCTGCCAAGACCGGAACCACCCAGCTCGGTGACACCGGCGCCAACAAGGACGGCTGGATGGTCGGTTACACCCCGTCGTTGTCGACCGCGGTGTGGGTCGGCACCACCGACGGCCACGACCCGCTGGTGAATCAGTGGGGTGGCGCGGTGTACGGCGCGGGCATTCCGGCCGACATCTGGAAAGCCACCATGGACGGCGCGTTGCAGGGCACTCCCAACGAGTCTTTCCCGACCCCCACCGAGATCGGCGGCTACGCGGGTGTCCCGGCCGCGCCGCCCCCGCCCCCGCCGATGGATGAGGGCCCGCCGCCGCCCACGGAGACGGTCATCCAACCGACCATCGAGATCGCTCCGGGCATCACCATCCCGATCGGTCCGCCCACCACGATCACGGTCGCGCCGCCCGCCCCGCCGGGGCCCGAGCCGGGTGGGCCGCCGCCGGCTGAGGCGCCGCCGCCTCCGCCGTAG
- a CDS encoding transglycosylase domain-containing protein — protein sequence MPWAPVKTQGPTAPGTDSAEEEHFLATTDAEQSASSTHTPRTAGSDPSVDDADPRERPEAVKAAMERRRPDDEKPSAPAQMSVDPADEPDSSDVRRRRTWLWVRRVAYVGLALLLVVPVVTFGMAYRTVEIPEPGDIHTTQVSMIFAADGTELAKIVPPEGNRVDVKLDRVPVHVREAVLAAEDRDFYTNSGFSASGLFRAVKNNLLGGDTQGGSTITQQYVKNALVGSERAGVGGLVRKGKELVIATKMSAAWPKDEVLEAYLNIIYFGRTTYGIAAAARAYFDKDVENLTVSEGALLAAVIQRPSTLDPAINRELAVDRWNWVLDGMVQTGALTLSERAKQFFPTTIPPDQARNADQTFGPNGLIQRQVTEELLDMFHMDEQTLNMEGLRITTTIDMKAQRAVEKAVTNAMAGQKPAVRTAVVSIDPRNGAVLAYYGGTEAGGFDFAQAGLQTGSSFKVFALAAALKQGIGLGEQIDSSPLTVGRTKISNVGGASCGVCNLAEALKRSLNTSYYRLMLKLKHGPQDVADAAHQLGVAESFPGVAHTLSQDGRGGPPENGIVLGQYQTRVIDMASAYATLAASGVYHRPHFIQKVVGPDDRVLFDISGAGDTGEQRMPKAVADNVTDAMKAIPSWSGGHDLAGGRPAAAKTGTTQLGTTGANRDAWMVGYTPTLSTAVWVGTEKGDEPLVNKWGGPIYGAGLPGDIWKASMDGALWGAPIVAFPKPTEIGGFAGVPAGAPIPVQNDWYAPPPPPRDWDEPPPPPPPGFPMPEPFPPPPPPPPPPPPPPPPPPPPPPPPPPPPPPPPEPPPPPPPAPEPLP from the coding sequence ATGCCCTGGGCGCCGGTGAAAACCCAGGGCCCGACAGCGCCGGGTACCGACAGCGCTGAGGAAGAACACTTCTTGGCGACCACGGACGCCGAGCAGTCCGCTAGTTCGACGCACACCCCCCGAACCGCGGGCAGTGACCCGAGCGTCGACGACGCTGATCCGCGCGAGCGCCCCGAAGCGGTCAAGGCGGCCATGGAGCGGCGGCGCCCCGATGACGAAAAGCCCAGTGCCCCAGCGCAGATGTCGGTCGATCCCGCCGACGAGCCGGATTCCTCCGACGTTCGTCGGCGACGGACCTGGCTGTGGGTCCGGCGGGTGGCCTACGTCGGGCTCGCACTGCTGCTGGTGGTCCCGGTCGTGACTTTCGGGATGGCCTACCGCACGGTGGAGATCCCCGAGCCCGGCGACATCCACACCACCCAGGTGTCGATGATCTTCGCCGCCGACGGAACCGAGTTGGCGAAAATCGTTCCGCCGGAGGGAAACCGGGTCGACGTCAAGCTCGATCGGGTGCCGGTCCACGTCCGCGAGGCGGTCTTGGCCGCCGAGGACCGCGACTTCTACACCAACTCCGGCTTCTCCGCCTCGGGCCTGTTCCGGGCGGTCAAGAACAACCTGCTGGGCGGTGACACCCAGGGCGGCTCGACCATCACCCAGCAGTACGTCAAGAACGCCTTGGTCGGATCCGAGCGAGCCGGTGTCGGGGGACTGGTGCGCAAGGGCAAAGAGCTCGTCATCGCCACCAAGATGTCTGCGGCGTGGCCCAAAGACGAGGTGTTGGAGGCCTACCTCAACATCATCTATTTCGGCCGCACCACCTATGGGATCGCCGCGGCGGCTCGGGCGTACTTCGACAAGGACGTAGAGAATCTCACCGTCTCCGAGGGGGCGTTGCTGGCGGCTGTCATTCAGCGGCCGTCAACCCTGGACCCGGCGATCAACCGCGAACTTGCCGTGGACCGCTGGAACTGGGTACTCGATGGCATGGTGCAAACCGGTGCCCTGACGCTCAGTGAGCGGGCCAAGCAGTTCTTCCCGACGACGATCCCGCCCGACCAGGCGCGCAACGCCGACCAGACCTTCGGACCCAACGGGCTGATTCAGCGCCAGGTCACCGAAGAACTGCTCGACATGTTTCACATGGACGAACAGACCCTGAACATGGAGGGCCTGCGCATCACCACCACCATCGACATGAAGGCGCAGCGCGCGGTGGAAAAGGCGGTGACCAACGCCATGGCGGGGCAGAAGCCGGCCGTACGTACGGCGGTGGTCTCCATCGACCCGCGCAACGGAGCGGTGCTGGCCTACTACGGCGGCACCGAGGCGGGCGGTTTCGACTTCGCCCAGGCCGGTTTGCAGACCGGTTCCTCGTTCAAGGTGTTCGCCCTGGCGGCCGCCCTCAAACAGGGCATCGGCCTGGGTGAGCAGATCGACAGCAGCCCGCTGACGGTCGGGCGGACCAAGATCAGCAACGTGGGGGGCGCCAGCTGTGGTGTCTGCAACCTTGCCGAGGCGCTCAAGCGTTCGCTCAACACGTCCTATTACCGGTTGATGCTCAAGCTCAAGCACGGCCCGCAGGATGTCGCCGATGCCGCCCACCAGCTCGGGGTCGCCGAGAGCTTCCCGGGAGTTGCCCACACCCTGTCCCAGGATGGTCGCGGTGGGCCCCCGGAGAACGGGATCGTGCTGGGCCAGTACCAGACCAGGGTGATCGACATGGCGTCGGCTTATGCGACGCTGGCGGCCTCCGGGGTGTATCACCGCCCGCACTTCATCCAGAAAGTGGTCGGCCCTGATGACCGGGTGCTCTTCGACATCAGCGGCGCCGGCGACACCGGCGAGCAACGTATGCCCAAGGCGGTTGCCGACAACGTCACCGACGCCATGAAGGCGATCCCCAGTTGGTCGGGCGGCCATGACCTGGCCGGTGGTCGGCCCGCCGCGGCCAAGACCGGCACCACGCAGCTGGGCACCACCGGGGCCAATCGGGACGCCTGGATGGTGGGCTACACACCCACGCTGTCGACGGCGGTCTGGGTCGGCACCGAAAAGGGCGACGAGCCGTTGGTCAACAAGTGGGGCGGCCCGATCTACGGGGCGGGCCTGCCGGGCGACATCTGGAAGGCCAGCATGGACGGTGCGCTGTGGGGCGCCCCCATCGTGGCGTTCCCCAAGCCCACCGAGATCGGCGGTTTCGCCGGCGTTCCCGCAGGCGCACCCATTCCGGTGCAGAACGACTGGTATGCCCCGCCGCCGCCTCCCCGGGACTGGGACGAACCGCCTCCACCGCCGCCGCCGGGTTTCCCGATGCCGGAGCCGTTCCCGCCGCCTCCACCGCCGCCGCCTCCACCGCCGCCACCTCCGCCTCCTCCACCCCCGCCTCCTCCACCCCCGCCTCCTCCACCCCCGCCACCGCCTGAGCCGCCCCCGCCGCCGCCCCCGGCGCCGGAGCCTCTCCCGTGA
- a CDS encoding DUF5318 family protein codes for MRLQRQVVDYALRRRSLLAEVYSGRTGVSEVCDANPYLLRAAKFHGKQSAVVCPICRKEQLTLVSWVYGEQLGAVSGSARSAEELVLLATRFSEFSVYVVEVCRTCSWNHLVKSYVLGLASPPKGSRGRRTARSGARTASE; via the coding sequence GTGCGATTGCAGCGACAGGTGGTGGATTACGCGCTCCGGCGCCGTTCCCTGCTGGCCGAGGTCTACTCCGGGCGCACCGGGGTCTCCGAAGTGTGCGACGCAAACCCGTATCTGCTGCGGGCCGCAAAGTTCCACGGCAAGCAGAGCGCGGTGGTCTGCCCCATCTGCCGCAAGGAGCAGCTGACCCTGGTCTCGTGGGTGTACGGCGAACAGCTGGGTGCGGTTTCGGGTTCGGCGCGTTCCGCCGAGGAATTAGTCCTGCTGGCCACCCGCTTCTCGGAGTTCTCGGTGTATGTCGTCGAGGTCTGCCGGACCTGCAGCTGGAACCATCTGGTGAAGTCTTACGTGCTGGGCCTCGCGAGCCCGCCCAAGGGATCCCGAGGGCGACGGACGGCACGCAGCGGAGCCCGTACCGCCAGTGAGTAA
- a CDS encoding alpha/beta fold hydrolase, producing MTDDELAGLSEFDLLVGNAEQAGLTSPLPAVERIETGEISALRWGTASPRVVFLHGGAQNAHTWDTVVLGLGEPALAVDLPGHGRSAWRDDGDYSPQRNAAAVAPVLRELAPDATLVVGMSLGGLTAIRLAATAPELVRRLALVDVTPSALQRHAQMSATDRGTVALVQGDRTFPDFSTLLEATAAAAPHRDRESLRRGLFHNTRRLPDGSWTWRYDSIRSVGDFTDLWTDVSAISAPTTLIRGGDSAFVSADDVAEYGRRSPGLTTHVVDGAGHSVQSDRPRVLVELLRMTLA from the coding sequence ATGACCGACGACGAACTGGCCGGCCTTTCGGAGTTCGACCTACTGGTCGGCAACGCCGAGCAGGCCGGTCTCACCAGCCCGCTGCCCGCGGTCGAGCGCATCGAGACCGGCGAGATCAGTGCGCTGCGCTGGGGAACGGCATCGCCGCGGGTGGTGTTCCTGCACGGCGGCGCACAGAACGCCCACACCTGGGACACCGTCGTCCTCGGCCTCGGCGAGCCCGCGCTGGCGGTGGACCTGCCCGGCCACGGCCGCTCCGCCTGGCGCGACGACGGCGACTACTCACCACAGCGCAATGCCGCCGCGGTGGCTCCGGTACTACGCGAACTGGCACCGGACGCCACATTGGTGGTCGGCATGTCACTGGGTGGACTCACCGCGATCCGGTTGGCGGCCACCGCCCCCGAGCTGGTGCGCCGGTTGGCGCTCGTGGACGTGACACCCTCGGCGCTGCAGCGGCACGCCCAGATGAGCGCCACCGACCGCGGCACCGTGGCACTGGTCCAGGGCGACCGGACCTTCCCCGATTTCTCGACGCTGCTGGAGGCCACCGCGGCCGCGGCGCCGCACCGGGATCGCGAGTCGTTGCGGCGCGGGCTTTTCCACAACACCCGGCGCCTGCCCGACGGCAGCTGGACGTGGCGTTATGACTCCATCCGCTCGGTCGGCGACTTCACCGACCTGTGGACCGACGTGTCGGCGATCAGCGCACCGACCACCTTGATCCGTGGTGGCGACTCGGCGTTCGTCTCCGCCGATGACGTCGCCGAGTACGGGCGACGTTCGCCGGGACTGACCACCCACGTCGTGGACGGCGCCGGGCACTCGGTGCAAAGTGATCGGCCGCGCGTGTTGGTCGAGCTGCTTCGCATGACCCTGGCCTGA
- a CDS encoding LLM class F420-dependent oxidoreductase — MARPLRIAVQLQPQHAPHYSAIRDAIRRCEDIGVDIAFNWDHFFPLYGDRDGEHFECWTMLAAWAEQTSRIEIGALVSCNSYRNPELLADMARTVDHIGGGRLILGIGSGWKHRDYREYGYEFGTAGTRLDDLAEALPRITRRLAQLNPPPTRPIPMLIGGAGERKTLRLVAEHADIWHSFADADSYPHKAAVLAEHCAAAGRDPAAIEHSAALGGDQTRGSVAELLAEADTLSALGVTLLTIGSSGPDYDLAAAEALCRWRDQH; from the coding sequence ATGGCCCGGCCGCTCCGCATCGCAGTACAGCTGCAGCCTCAACACGCGCCGCACTACAGCGCGATCCGCGACGCGATTCGGCGGTGCGAGGACATCGGCGTCGACATCGCGTTCAACTGGGATCACTTCTTCCCGCTCTACGGCGACCGCGACGGAGAACACTTCGAGTGCTGGACCATGCTGGCTGCCTGGGCGGAGCAGACCTCACGCATCGAGATCGGTGCCCTGGTCTCGTGCAACTCCTACCGCAACCCCGAACTGCTCGCCGACATGGCCCGCACCGTCGACCACATCGGCGGCGGACGGCTGATCCTGGGTATCGGCTCGGGCTGGAAGCACCGGGACTATCGCGAATACGGCTACGAATTCGGTACCGCGGGCACCCGCTTGGATGACTTGGCGGAGGCATTGCCGCGAATCACCCGCCGCCTGGCCCAGCTCAACCCGCCGCCCACCCGGCCTATCCCCATGCTGATCGGAGGTGCCGGTGAGCGTAAGACCCTGCGCCTGGTCGCCGAGCACGCCGATATCTGGCACAGCTTCGCCGACGCCGACAGCTATCCGCACAAGGCCGCTGTGCTCGCCGAGCACTGCGCCGCGGCCGGGCGTGATCCCGCGGCCATCGAGCACTCGGCCGCCCTCGGCGGTGATCAGACCCGCGGCAGCGTCGCCGAACTGCTCGCCGAGGCCGACACCTTGAGCGCCCTGGGGGTGACACTGTTGACCATCGGCAGCAGCGGACCCGACTATGACCTGGCTGCCGCCGAGGCGCTGTGCCGATGGCGCGATCAGCACTGA
- a CDS encoding inositol-3-phosphate synthase, whose product MTEQTTDVRVAIVGVGNCASSLVQGVQYYQNADDTSTVPGLMHVRFGPYHVRDVKFVAAFDVDAKKVGFDLSEAIFASENNTMKIADVPPTDVIVQRGPTLDGIGKYYAETIEVSDAEAVDVVAALREAKVDVLVSYLPVGSEEADKFYAQCAIDANVAFVNALPVFIASDPVWAKKFADAGVPIVGDDIKSQVGATITHRVMAKLFEDRGVTLDRTYQLNVGGNMDFKNMLERERLESKKVSKTQAVTSNLTGSLAGKIEDKNVHIGPSDHVAWLDDRKWAYVRLEGRAFGDAPLNLEYKLEVWDSPNSAGIIIDAVRAAKIAKDRGIGGPILPASAYLMKSPPKQLADDIARTQLEEFIVG is encoded by the coding sequence ATGACTGAGCAAACGACGGATGTGCGGGTCGCCATTGTCGGCGTCGGCAACTGCGCGTCCTCGCTGGTCCAGGGCGTCCAGTACTACCAGAACGCCGATGACACCTCGACGGTCCCCGGCCTGATGCATGTGCGGTTCGGCCCGTATCACGTCCGCGACGTGAAGTTCGTCGCCGCGTTCGACGTGGACGCCAAGAAGGTCGGCTTCGACCTGTCCGAGGCCATCTTCGCCTCGGAGAACAACACCATGAAGATCGCCGACGTGCCGCCGACGGACGTCATCGTGCAGCGCGGCCCGACCCTGGACGGAATCGGCAAGTACTACGCGGAGACCATCGAGGTCTCCGACGCCGAAGCCGTGGACGTGGTGGCGGCACTGCGTGAGGCCAAGGTCGACGTGCTGGTCTCCTACCTGCCGGTGGGTTCGGAAGAGGCCGACAAGTTCTACGCCCAGTGCGCCATCGACGCCAATGTGGCGTTCGTCAACGCCCTGCCGGTGTTCATCGCCTCCGACCCGGTGTGGGCCAAGAAGTTCGCCGACGCCGGTGTGCCGATCGTCGGCGACGACATCAAGAGCCAGGTCGGCGCCACCATCACCCACCGGGTGATGGCCAAGCTGTTCGAGGACCGCGGCGTCACGCTGGACCGCACCTACCAGCTCAATGTCGGCGGCAACATGGACTTCAAGAACATGCTCGAGCGGGAGCGGCTGGAGTCCAAGAAGGTGTCCAAGACTCAGGCCGTCACCTCCAACCTCACCGGCTCGCTGGCCGGCAAGATCGAGGACAAGAACGTCCACATCGGACCGAGCGACCACGTGGCCTGGCTCGACGACCGCAAGTGGGCCTACGTGCGCCTGGAGGGTCGCGCCTTCGGCGACGCACCGCTGAACCTCGAGTACAAGCTCGAGGTGTGGGACTCGCCGAACTCCGCCGGCATCATCATCGACGCGGTGCGCGCAGCCAAGATCGCCAAGGACCGCGGCATCGGCGGACCGATCCTGCCCGCGTCGGCGTACCTGATGAAGAGCCCGCCCAAGCAGCTGGCCGACGACATCGCGCGCACACAGCTCGAAGAGTTCATCGTCGGTTAG
- a CDS encoding PadR family transcriptional regulator: MLELAILGLLLESPMHGYELRKRLTGLLGAFRAFSYGSLYPALRRMQLAGVIAEDAAPTGTPVRRARRVYQLTDAGRQRFNELVSDTGPQNYTDDGFGVHLAFFNRTPAEARMRILEGRRRQVEERREGLRNAVARASNSLDRYTRQLHQLGLESSEREVKWLNELIAAERVSQGRAEQP; this comes from the coding sequence GTGCTTGAGCTTGCCATTTTGGGCCTGCTGCTCGAGTCGCCGATGCACGGCTACGAGCTCCGGAAGCGGTTGACCGGTCTGCTGGGTGCTTTCCGGGCGTTCTCCTACGGCTCGCTGTATCCCGCACTGCGGCGCATGCAGCTGGCCGGCGTGATCGCCGAAGACGCCGCCCCCACGGGGACCCCGGTGCGCCGGGCTCGGCGGGTGTACCAGCTGACCGACGCCGGCCGTCAGCGCTTCAACGAGCTGGTGTCCGACACCGGCCCGCAGAACTACACCGACGACGGCTTCGGGGTGCATCTGGCGTTCTTCAACCGCACCCCTGCCGAAGCCCGGATGCGCATCCTCGAGGGGCGCCGCCGGCAGGTGGAGGAACGCCGCGAGGGCCTGCGCAACGCGGTGGCACGGGCCAGCAACTCGTTGGACCGCTACACCCGTCAACTGCACCAGCTCGGGCTGGAGTCCAGTGAGCGGGAGGTCAAGTGGCTCAACGAGCTGATCGCGGCCGAACGCGTGTCGCAGGGTCGGGCCGAACAACCCTGA
- a CDS encoding DUF1707 SHOCT-like domain-containing protein, which produces MATRQTAGTRAKDSDRDDVCRILDSALGEGQVSSAEHQERVSAATRAVTLGDLHSLVSDLQTESAPVKLPALGSPTTFGVRSALLRALGVLGATLLVGLLLGWAMYGNTSSPLSFTSDPGAKPDGVAPVVLTPPRQLHSLGGLTGLLEQARQKFGDTKGYRLVVYPDYASLERADPGEERRKLDYSYRGGWDDPSTSSRSSDDALVDLGAFDIKAAVGILRGGPETLGIKPSEVKNTYLIVDPARDPTTPGALSLSVYVSSDYGSGYIAFAGDGTVKRINYPS; this is translated from the coding sequence GTGGCGACACGGCAGACCGCAGGCACCCGAGCCAAAGACAGCGACCGCGACGATGTGTGCCGGATCCTCGACAGCGCGCTGGGTGAGGGTCAGGTGTCGAGCGCCGAGCACCAGGAACGCGTCAGCGCGGCCACCCGTGCGGTGACCCTGGGCGATCTCCATTCATTGGTCAGCGACCTGCAGACCGAGTCCGCTCCGGTCAAGTTGCCCGCCCTGGGCAGTCCCACGACTTTTGGCGTGCGCAGCGCCTTGCTCAGGGCGTTGGGCGTGCTGGGCGCGACGTTGCTGGTGGGACTGCTGCTGGGTTGGGCGATGTATGGAAACACCAGCTCACCACTGAGTTTCACCTCCGACCCCGGGGCCAAGCCGGACGGTGTCGCGCCGGTGGTGCTCACCCCGCCCCGACAGCTGCACTCGCTGGGCGGGCTCACCGGGCTGCTGGAGCAGGCCCGCCAGAAGTTCGGTGACACCAAGGGCTACCGACTGGTGGTCTATCCCGACTACGCGTCCCTGGAGCGCGCCGATCCAGGCGAGGAACGCCGCAAGCTGGACTACTCCTACCGGGGTGGCTGGGATGACCCGTCGACATCCTCCCGGAGCAGCGACGACGCCCTGGTCGACCTGGGCGCCTTCGACATCAAGGCCGCGGTCGGCATCCTGCGCGGCGGACCCGAAACCCTGGGGATCAAGCCGTCCGAGGTGAAGAACACCTATCTGATCGTGGATCCGGCCCGGGATCCGACGACACCGGGGGCGCTGTCGCTGTCGGTGTACGTCTCCAGCGACTACGGCAGCGGTTACATCGCGTTCGCCGGCGACGGCACCGTCAAACGCATCAACTACCCCTCCTGA